From the genome of Fusobacterium varium, one region includes:
- the mog gene encoding Molybdopterin adenylyltransferase, which yields MFRTAIVCMSDKGAKGEREDLSTSVIEKILIENNYEVVKKILIPDEFQLIKETLKNICDNNEADLILTTGGTGFSKRDVTPEATLEIVDKIVPGIPEAIRAYSMTITKRAMLSRAAAGIRKNTLIINMPGSPKAVEESLSFIIDSLTHGLEILIGSSFECARK from the coding sequence ATGTTTAGAACAGCAATAGTCTGTATGAGTGATAAAGGAGCAAAGGGTGAAAGAGAAGATCTTTCAACTAGTGTAATAGAAAAAATATTGATTGAAAATAATTATGAAGTAGTAAAAAAAATATTGATTCCAGATGAATTCCAACTTATAAAGGAAACATTAAAAAATATATGTGACAATAACGAAGCTGATTTAATTCTTACTACTGGAGGAACAGGTTTTTCAAAAAGAGATGTAACTCCAGAAGCAACATTGGAAATAGTAGATAAAATTGTTCCTGGAATACCAGAAGCTATAAGAGCTTATTCTATGACTATAACTAAAAGAGCTATGCTTTCCAGAGCTGCTGCTGGAATAAGAAAAAATACTCTCATCATAAACATGCCTGGAAGTCCAAAAGCTGTTGAAGAGTCTTTATCTTTCATTATAGATTCTCTTACTCATGGTTTGGAAATATTAATAGGAAGTTCTTTTGAATGTGCAAGAAAATAA
- the modA gene encoding Molybdate-binding periplasmic protein precursor, giving the protein MKRFFTALVTAVSIFLLAACGKTEKKEITISAAASLNEVLSQIVENYQKENKDVVININFGASGALKKQIEGGAPVDFVFFASKKDLEDLRKQNLVSEKFSRDILENTMVVAGRKKIDSLSELLDHKVAIGDPDVVPAGRYAKQVLQNEGLWDRMQENFVLSKDVRSAMQYVDLYEVDYAMIYKTDSKVMKNAEIVYEVPNTLHTPIIYSCGILKDKERDEVKSFYKFLTTKGSIDTFEKFGFKVINE; this is encoded by the coding sequence ATGAAAAGATTTTTTACAGCGTTGGTAACAGCAGTTTCGATTTTTTTATTAGCAGCATGTGGAAAAACAGAAAAAAAAGAGATAACTATAAGTGCAGCAGCAAGTTTAAATGAAGTATTATCTCAAATAGTTGAAAATTATCAAAAAGAAAATAAGGACGTAGTAATAAATATAAATTTTGGAGCTTCTGGAGCTTTGAAAAAACAGATAGAAGGAGGGGCTCCTGTAGATTTTGTATTTTTTGCATCTAAAAAAGATTTAGAAGACTTAAGAAAACAGAATCTAGTATCAGAAAAATTCTCTAGAGATATTCTTGAAAATACGATGGTGGTAGCAGGAAGAAAAAAAATAGACAGTTTATCTGAACTATTGGATCATAAAGTTGCAATAGGAGATCCAGATGTGGTACCAGCTGGAAGATATGCAAAGCAGGTATTGCAAAACGAGGGATTATGGGATAGAATGCAGGAAAATTTCGTACTTTCTAAAGATGTGAGAAGTGCTATGCAGTATGTAGATCTATATGAAGTTGATTATGCTATGATTTATAAGACAGATAGCAAAGTTATGAAAAATGCTGAAATAGTATACGAAGTGCCAAATACACTTCATACACCTATTATATACAGCTGTGGTATATTAAAAGATAAAGAGAGAGATGAGGTAAAAAGTTTTTATAAATTTCTTACAACAAAAGGTTCAATAGATACTTTTGAGAAGTTTGGGTTTAAAGTAATAAATGAATAG
- a CDS encoding Na+/alanine symporter, protein MAVGGPGSLFWLWIAAFVGMILKMAEVSLGVYYREKDEKGDPYGGPTYYMEKGLGEEKGHKWWIIPAAIFGGGIFSTFFITVQNYTVSEAVSAAFGIKIIYASIIYIICNYILIIGGIKSLGKLAGKIVPIMCVFYVGAALYIVAINIGNLPATLGLVFKGAFTGTAAAGGFAGAAFSQVMRIGMARSVFSNEAGWGSSPMIHASAQTDHPIKQGLWGAFEVFVDTIVVCTLTCLVIIITGVWSSGATGATLTLNAFETGMGSASKIFIATGIFLFGVTTSSGWYAYYEIILRHLMKSSPKLKDGILKFYKIFYPVPGFVMVLMATTIGMPGSTVWLFADFTTAVPTFINIAVMLSLSGTFFKLFKDYKTKYILKEEVKPEDKIKLFYEEN, encoded by the coding sequence ATGGCAGTAGGAGGTCCTGGGTCGCTTTTCTGGCTTTGGATAGCAGCTTTTGTAGGAATGATTTTAAAAATGGCTGAAGTTTCTCTAGGTGTTTATTATAGAGAAAAAGATGAAAAGGGAGATCCATATGGAGGACCTACTTATTATATGGAAAAAGGACTTGGAGAAGAAAAGGGTCATAAATGGTGGATTATCCCTGCAGCTATATTTGGTGGTGGAATATTTTCAACATTTTTTATTACAGTACAAAATTATACAGTGTCAGAAGCTGTAAGTGCAGCATTTGGTATTAAAATAATTTATGCAAGTATTATATATATCATATGTAACTATATTCTCATTATTGGAGGAATTAAGTCTTTAGGAAAACTAGCTGGGAAAATAGTACCTATCATGTGTGTATTTTATGTAGGAGCAGCATTGTACATAGTAGCTATAAATATTGGAAACCTTCCTGCAACATTGGGACTTGTATTTAAAGGAGCTTTTACTGGAACAGCAGCAGCAGGGGGATTTGCTGGGGCAGCTTTCAGTCAGGTAATGAGAATTGGTATGGCAAGATCAGTATTCAGTAATGAAGCAGGGTGGGGAAGCTCTCCAATGATTCATGCTTCTGCACAAACAGATCACCCTATAAAACAAGGATTGTGGGGAGCATTTGAAGTTTTTGTTGATACAATTGTAGTTTGTACTTTGACTTGTCTTGTTATAATTATTACTGGTGTATGGAGCAGTGGAGCAACTGGTGCTACTCTTACTCTAAATGCTTTTGAAACTGGTATGGGATCAGCAAGTAAAATATTTATAGCAACTGGAATTTTCCTATTTGGAGTAACTACTTCATCTGGGTGGTATGCTTACTATGAGATTATTTTAAGACATCTTATGAAATCATCTCCTAAATTAAAAGATGGAATATTAAAATTCTATAAGATATTCTATCCAGTACCAGGATTTGTAATGGTACTTATGGCAACTACTATTGGAATGCCAGGATCAACTGTATGGTTGTTTGCTGACTTTACAACTGCAGTACCAACATTTATCAACATAGCTGTTATGCTTTCATTAAGTGGAACTTTCTTTAAATTATTTAAAGATTACAAGACTAAATATATTTTAAAAGAGGAAGT
- the alr_1 gene encoding Alanine racemase: MVINSIKMIINQKNLLSNIDYLKKLKGKNILPVVKANAYGHGVELIIKALYDGGQREVAVARYVEAENILKMNLGSDLKILVFESIGDIELIKNNPNLEIAINDFNELKDLIKAGIPSNRMQLKIDLGFGRNGISLSEIPELEKFTNENNLKFKGVFSHLFAVNYEDGLELIDLFSDVVNSIGKDKFEMIHLQIVLQL, encoded by the coding sequence ATGGTTATCAATTCAATTAAAATGATTATCAATCAAAAAAATCTATTATCCAACATAGATTATTTGAAAAAATTAAAGGGAAAAAATATCCTTCCTGTTGTTAAAGCCAACGCTTATGGACATGGAGTAGAATTAATAATAAAAGCTCTTTACGATGGAGGACAAAGAGAGGTTGCTGTTGCACGTTATGTTGAAGCTGAAAATATTCTGAAAATGAACTTAGGAAGTGACCTCAAAATTCTTGTCTTTGAAAGCATTGGAGATATCGAATTAATAAAAAACAATCCAAATTTAGAAATAGCTATCAATGATTTTAACGAGTTGAAAGATTTAATAAAAGCTGGAATTCCATCTAATAGAATGCAGCTTAAAATAGATTTAGGTTTTGGTAGAAATGGTATCTCTCTTTCTGAAATTCCTGAATTAGAAAAATTTACCAATGAAAATAATTTAAAATTTAAAGGTGTTTTTTCTCATCTTTTTGCTGTAAATTATGAAGATGGACTGGAATTAATAGACTTATTTTCAGATGTAGTGAATTCCATAGGAAAAGATAAATTTGAAATGATTCATTTACAAATAGTGCTGCAGTTATGA
- the modB_4 gene encoding Molybdenum transport system permease protein modB, whose translation MNRFDINAVFLTLKIASISTALTVIVAVFLVWSMEKRSKKLRSIIEMFINLSLFISPTVLGYILIIFLGKRGIIGSYLYDFFNIQVIFSWWAGIITAFVVSLPLMYNCIKAGFSSLDYTYREAGKEMGASDFQILRLIILPLIRRNILAGIVLSFGRALGEFGATLMLAGNIPGKTQTMSIAIYSAVERGDDETANLLLVIVLIISFCIMCLYNYFFKGAEK comes from the coding sequence ATGAATAGATTTGATATAAATGCTGTATTTTTAACTTTAAAGATAGCTTCCATATCTACTGCTTTAACAGTAATAGTAGCAGTATTTTTGGTATGGAGTATGGAAAAAAGAAGTAAAAAACTTAGAAGTATAATTGAAATGTTTATAAATCTTTCTCTTTTCATATCTCCTACAGTTTTGGGATATATTCTTATTATATTCCTTGGAAAAAGGGGGATAATAGGTTCATACTTATATGATTTTTTTAATATTCAGGTAATATTTTCATGGTGGGCTGGAATAATCACTGCATTTGTGGTGTCACTGCCTCTTATGTATAATTGTATAAAAGCAGGATTTTCATCATTAGATTACACATATAGGGAAGCTGGAAAAGAAATGGGAGCTTCTGATTTTCAAATACTCCGTTTAATAATACTTCCATTGATAAGAAGGAATATACTTGCTGGGATAGTATTGTCTTTTGGAAGAGCTTTGGGAGAATTTGGAGCTACTCTTATGCTGGCTGGAAATATACCAGGGAAGACACAGACTATGTCTATTGCCATATATTCAGCAGTTGAACGTGGAGATGACGAAACGGCTAATCTTTTGTTGGTAATAGTACTTATAATAAGTTTTTGTATAATGTGTCTATATAACTATTTTTTTAAAGGAGCAGAGAAATAA
- a CDS encoding Na+/alanine symporter, with protein MLAYFEALVSFLWGLPIIVIILGTGFYFTFKTGFFQVFHLKHIFLKLYVR; from the coding sequence ATGTTGGCATATTTTGAAGCTTTGGTTAGTTTTTTATGGGGATTACCAATAATAGTAATCATTCTGGGAACAGGATTTTATTTCACTTTTAAAACTGGATTTTTTCAGGTATTTCATCTCAAGCATATTTTTCTGAAACTATATGTAAGATAA
- the moaC gene encoding Molybdenum cofactor biosynthesis protein C, which produces MDFTHFNENGRARMVDISEKDETKRKAVARGYIKMGADTIKAVTNGKIKKGDVLSVAQVGGICGAKKTWDLIPMCHNILLTGADIDFEIAEDRIWIEAAVKTTGKTGVEMEALTAVSIAALTIYDMCKAIDKYMVIGEIKLISKTGGKSDFLY; this is translated from the coding sequence ATGGATTTTACACATTTTAATGAAAATGGTAGAGCAAGAATGGTTGATATCAGCGAAAAAGATGAAACTAAAAGGAAAGCTGTAGCCAGAGGGTATATCAAAATGGGAGCAGACACCATAAAAGCTGTAACTAATGGAAAGATAAAAAAAGGAGATGTCCTTTCAGTAGCACAGGTAGGGGGAATATGTGGAGCTAAAAAAACATGGGATTTGATACCTATGTGTCATAATATACTTCTAACTGGAGCAGATATAGATTTTGAAATAGCTGAGGACAGAATATGGATAGAGGCAGCTGTAAAAACTACTGGAAAAACAGGAGTAGAAATGGAAGCTCTTACTGCTGTGAGTATAGCAGCTCTAACTATATATGATATGTGCAAAGCAATAGATAAATATATGGTTATAGGTGAAATAAAGCTTATAAGCAAAACTGGGGGGAAAAGTGATTTTCTTTATTAG
- a CDS encoding Domain of uncharacterised function (DUF368) produces MFKLFFKGIIIGVANIMPGVSGGTLAVILGVYDKLTEAIGNFLTVPFKKKVEYGKFLLQICSGMLIGIILFAKIIEFSFTNYPRSTAAFFSLLILPSIPFIVKGEDKKNKNNITAFIIGAVITLIFVFLDYRFGSKTDTKTLVEVITFSYCIKLFFCGALAAGAMIIPGISGSLLLLMLGEYYNILGFISKFFDGAVHITSYTSLSEIIQNLYIIPIAIFSLGILIGLVVIAKLINMLLSSKHRSATLFFITGIIVVSILQIWVNLYK; encoded by the coding sequence ATGTTCAAGCTTTTTTTTAAAGGAATAATAATTGGTGTGGCAAATATCATGCCTGGAGTTTCTGGTGGTACTCTTGCCGTCATTTTAGGAGTTTATGATAAACTGACAGAAGCTATTGGAAATTTTCTTACTGTTCCTTTTAAAAAGAAAGTAGAGTATGGAAAATTTTTGCTTCAAATCTGCTCTGGTATGCTTATAGGAATAATTCTTTTTGCTAAAATAATAGAATTTTCTTTCACAAATTATCCAAGAAGTACTGCTGCTTTTTTCAGTCTTCTTATTCTTCCTTCAATACCTTTTATTGTAAAGGGAGAAGATAAGAAAAACAAAAATAATATAACTGCCTTTATCATCGGAGCAGTTATCACATTAATATTTGTATTTTTAGACTATCGTTTTGGAAGTAAAACTGATACTAAAACACTTGTAGAGGTTATAACTTTTTCCTATTGCATAAAGCTCTTCTTCTGTGGAGCATTAGCTGCTGGAGCTATGATAATTCCGGGAATATCAGGTTCTTTACTTCTCTTGATGCTTGGAGAATATTATAACATACTTGGATTTATAAGCAAATTTTTTGATGGAGCTGTACATATTACAAGCTACACTTCTTTAAGTGAAATAATACAAAATCTTTATATAATTCCCATTGCAATTTTTTCCTTAGGAATTTTAATAGGATTAGTAGTAATAGCAAAACTTATTAATATGCTTCTTTCATCAAAGCATAGAAGTGCTACTCTATTTTTTATAACAGGAATTATAGTCGTTTCTATACTTCAAATATGGGTAAATCTGTATAAATAA
- the alr2 gene encoding Alanine racemase 2, which translates to MNYNCDIATHIRVGMLTYGLQEVGYFDPNLKQVFSLEGQVAGVRDIEDHKYVAYELKDDLDIENCKYLAKIKIGYGDGFLKRNEKSKCIINNKEFKIAQVTMDNTFIEVDASVKEGDRVLLYNDITKVVNFTGMNIYELLTILSPRIPRVYKY; encoded by the coding sequence ATGAATTATAATTGTGATATAGCCACTCATATAAGAGTTGGAATGCTTACTTATGGTTTACAGGAAGTTGGCTATTTTGACCCTAATTTGAAACAAGTATTTTCTTTGGAAGGACAGGTAGCTGGTGTAAGAGATATTGAAGATCATAAATATGTTGCATATGAATTAAAAGATGATTTAGATATAGAAAACTGTAAATATCTGGCAAAAATAAAAATAGGATATGGTGATGGTTTCCTTAAAAGAAATGAAAAAAGTAAATGTATTATTAACAACAAGGAGTTTAAAATAGCTCAAGTTACCATGGACAACACTTTTATAGAAGTAGATGCAAGTGTTAAAGAAGGGGATAGAGTTCTTTTATATAATGATATTACTAAAGTTGTTAATTTTACTGGTATGAATATATATGAACTTCTAACAATATTGAGTCCTAGAATTCCTAGAGTATATAAATATTAA
- the moeA gene encoding Molybdopterin molybdenumtransferase translates to MKKIETVNAVGCVLQHDITEIIPGEVKGRAFKKGHIIKEEDIEKLLRLGKDHIYVFELGDKGIHENDAALILGEIGKGKNIRLADEIKEGKINFYAEEDGILKVDVEKLLELNMLGEISFATLPDNISVKKGELIAGARVIPLVIDKEKMERAQNIISTPILNVNSYRKYKVGMVTTGNEVFFGRIEDKFGKVVVDKLKEFDCEVIAQLFSQDNKEMIKAKAQELLDMGAEILIFTGGMSVDPDDVTPSAIIEMGGELVSYGSPVLPGSMFLLSYLGNVPVMGLPGCVMFAKRTIFDLILPRVLSEEKLTTRDIMMYGNGGLCQSCEVCHYPNCTFGK, encoded by the coding sequence ATGAAAAAAATTGAAACTGTAAATGCAGTAGGGTGTGTATTACAGCATGATATTACAGAAATAATTCCTGGTGAGGTAAAGGGAAGAGCCTTCAAAAAAGGACATATAATAAAAGAAGAAGATATAGAAAAATTATTAAGATTAGGAAAAGATCACATTTATGTTTTTGAATTAGGAGATAAAGGAATACATGAAAATGATGCTGCTCTTATTCTTGGAGAGATTGGAAAAGGAAAAAATATAAGATTAGCTGATGAAATAAAAGAGGGAAAAATAAACTTTTATGCTGAAGAGGACGGAATATTAAAAGTAGATGTAGAAAAACTCCTTGAGCTTAATATGTTGGGAGAAATTTCCTTTGCAACCCTTCCAGATAATATTTCAGTAAAAAAAGGAGAGCTTATAGCAGGGGCTAGAGTGATTCCTTTAGTTATTGATAAAGAAAAAATGGAAAGGGCTCAAAATATTATTTCAACACCTATATTAAATGTAAATAGTTATAGAAAATATAAAGTGGGAATGGTAACTACTGGAAATGAAGTTTTTTTTGGAAGAATAGAGGATAAATTTGGAAAAGTAGTTGTTGATAAACTTAAGGAATTTGACTGTGAAGTAATTGCCCAGCTTTTTTCACAGGATAATAAAGAGATGATAAAAGCAAAGGCACAGGAACTTTTGGATATGGGAGCAGAAATACTTATATTTACAGGGGGAATGTCTGTAGATCCAGATGATGTAACACCTTCAGCAATAATAGAAATGGGAGGAGAACTAGTAAGTTATGGTTCACCTGTTCTGCCAGGGTCTATGTTTCTATTGTCGTATCTTGGGAATGTACCTGTGATGGGACTTCCTGGTTGTGTTATGTTTGCAAAAAGGACTATATTTGATTTAATACTTCCTAGAGTATTAAGTGAAGAAAAACTTACAACTAGAGATATTATGATGTATGGAAATGGAGGACTTTGCCAAAGTTGTGAAGTTTGTCATTACCCTAATTGTACATTTGGAAAATAA
- the nfdA_2 gene encoding N-substituted formamide deformylase precursor codes for MQIFKNGKIHSFNSENAIYEAIAVENGRIAALGNTEDVLEEFKKRDDKEVIDLKGKTAVPGFNDSHVHFMNYGYTEKKIRLNECRSIEELITLGKKTLPYGSWILGRGWNQDLFSGEKRMPEKSDLDKISEDIPVCYTRACGHVAVINSKAMELCGITPETKCFGGDIDYDKGIFTENALYLVYSHISKLSLEEMKNIILETQEKFLAMGITSVQTDDFESFPDKDFKKVIQAYEELDREGKLKIRVYEQGLMPTKDRIKELAEYKYFTGTGGERFKMGPIKLLLDGSLGGKTALLQLPYEGEKNNRGVVTYTQEEFNEIVEYADSMGYQIAVHAIGDGAIKMAVDSFEKLPNLNRKRHGIVHCQLTTAELIDRIKKLDIITYIQPIFLDYDLHIVEDRIGYERSLESYAWKTMLDKKIKLSFGSDAPVDSADVVKAIHCAVNRQDMNFYPKDGWLPNEKISVEEAVRCYTVNSAYASFEEEIKGSLEVGKLGDFVVLDRDIFSIDKSEILSTKIDSTVIGGEILYIND; via the coding sequence ATGCAGATATTTAAGAATGGAAAGATACATTCTTTTAATTCTGAAAATGCTATATATGAAGCAATAGCTGTAGAAAATGGAAGAATAGCAGCTTTGGGAAATACAGAAGATGTATTGGAAGAGTTTAAGAAAAGAGATGATAAAGAAGTAATTGATTTAAAAGGAAAAACTGCAGTGCCGGGATTTAATGACAGTCATGTACATTTTATGAATTATGGATATACAGAGAAAAAAATAAGGCTAAATGAATGTAGAAGTATAGAGGAACTTATTACACTTGGGAAAAAAACTTTACCTTATGGAAGTTGGATATTAGGAAGAGGGTGGAATCAAGATCTTTTCTCAGGGGAGAAGAGAATGCCTGAAAAAAGTGACTTAGATAAAATATCTGAAGATATTCCAGTGTGCTATACAAGAGCTTGTGGTCATGTAGCAGTTATTAACAGCAAGGCTATGGAGTTGTGTGGAATAACACCTGAAACAAAATGCTTTGGAGGAGATATAGATTACGATAAGGGGATATTTACAGAGAATGCATTGTATCTTGTCTATTCACACATTTCTAAACTCTCACTTGAAGAAATGAAAAATATAATATTGGAAACTCAAGAAAAATTTTTAGCAATGGGAATAACATCAGTACAGACAGATGATTTTGAATCATTTCCAGATAAGGATTTTAAAAAAGTTATACAAGCTTATGAAGAGTTAGATAGAGAGGGAAAACTTAAAATAAGAGTTTATGAACAGGGGCTTATGCCTACAAAAGATAGAATAAAAGAACTGGCTGAGTATAAATATTTTACTGGAACTGGTGGGGAAAGATTTAAAATGGGACCTATAAAGCTTTTATTAGATGGGTCATTAGGAGGAAAAACAGCTTTATTGCAGCTGCCCTATGAGGGAGAAAAAAATAACAGGGGAGTAGTGACATATACACAGGAAGAATTTAATGAAATAGTTGAATATGCAGATTCTATGGGGTATCAGATAGCAGTACATGCTATAGGAGATGGAGCTATAAAAATGGCAGTGGACAGTTTTGAGAAGCTCCCCAATCTCAATAGAAAAAGGCATGGAATAGTACATTGTCAGTTAACAACAGCAGAACTCATAGATAGAATAAAAAAATTAGATATTATAACATATATCCAGCCTATATTTCTTGATTATGATTTACACATAGTAGAAGATAGGATTGGATATGAAAGAAGTTTGGAATCATATGCATGGAAAACTATGCTTGATAAAAAAATAAAATTAAGTTTTGGTTCAGATGCTCCTGTAGATAGTGCAGATGTAGTAAAGGCAATACATTGTGCAGTGAATAGACAGGATATGAATTTTTATCCAAAAGATGGTTGGCTTCCAAATGAAAAGATATCTGTAGAGGAAGCAGTAAGATGTTATACAGTAAACAGTGCCTATGCATCTTTTGAAGAAGAGATAAAGGGAAGTTTAGAAGTGGGAAAATTAGGAGATTTTGTTGTATTAGATAGGGATATATTTTCTATTGATAAAAGTGAGATACTTTCTACTAAAATTGATTCAACAGTTATTGGTGGAGAGATTCTATATATAAATGATTAA
- a CDS encoding Putative carbonate dehydratase-like protein Rv1284: MENKNNLEKILEFNREFVESKEYEKYQTTKYPEKKIAIVSCMDTRLTELLPKAMNLRNGDAKIIKNAGGLVIHPFGSAMRSILICIYEFNIKEVFIVGHYDCGVSNLNADKIVKKMELKGIDMNTLNTLFYSGINVKDWLHGFDCVEESVERSVSVVRNHPLVPKDVAVHGLIMDPLTGEINLVINGFDSIKK; this comes from the coding sequence ATGGAAAATAAAAATAATCTAGAAAAAATATTAGAATTTAACAGAGAATTTGTTGAATCAAAAGAATATGAAAAATATCAAACTACTAAGTATCCAGAAAAAAAAATAGCTATAGTATCTTGTATGGATACAAGATTGACTGAGCTTCTTCCTAAAGCTATGAATCTTAGAAACGGTGATGCAAAAATCATAAAAAATGCTGGTGGTCTTGTTATTCACCCTTTTGGAAGTGCTATGAGAAGTATCCTTATCTGTATATATGAATTTAATATTAAAGAAGTATTTATTGTAGGTCACTATGACTGTGGAGTAAGTAACTTGAATGCTGATAAAATAGTTAAAAAAATGGAATTAAAAGGTATTGATATGAATACTTTGAATACTCTTTTTTATTCTGGAATAAATGTAAAAGACTGGCTACATGGCTTCGATTGTGTAGAAGAGTCAGTAGAAAGAAGTGTTTCTGTAGTAAGAAATCACCCTCTTGTTCCAAAAGATGTTGCTGTACATGGTCTTATTATGGATCCTTTAACTGGTGAAATCAACCTTGTTATAAACGGATTTGATTCAATAAAAAAATAA
- a CDS encoding Putative glutamine amidotransferase Rv2859c, which produces MKKPIIGITSAYEKEEGLRNYHRTTVSIDYTKAVVAGGGIPVVIPVTDDIEVIKGQLELLDGLLLSGGADLNPFLYGQDFKEGINVISPERDKCEMIIVEEFLKTKKPILGICRGHQILNVYFNGTLFQDVRYYGKEFLKHRQDLYPELATHRVNIIEEDNILFELYGKEIATNSFHHQIIDKVGEGLTTIAVTNDGIVEAFQMKSHKFLYGIQWHPEMMTARGNTEMKKIFEKFVASCEVE; this is translated from the coding sequence ATGAAAAAGCCTATAATCGGGATAACTTCAGCCTATGAGAAGGAAGAGGGGCTGAGAAACTATCATAGAACTACAGTAAGTATAGACTACACAAAAGCAGTAGTAGCAGGAGGAGGAATACCAGTAGTTATTCCTGTTACTGATGATATAGAAGTAATAAAAGGACAACTTGAACTTTTAGATGGATTGCTTTTATCAGGAGGAGCAGATTTAAATCCGTTTCTCTATGGACAGGACTTCAAAGAAGGAATAAATGTAATTTCTCCTGAAAGAGATAAATGTGAAATGATTATAGTTGAGGAATTTTTAAAAACTAAAAAACCAATATTGGGAATATGCAGAGGACACCAAATTTTAAATGTCTATTTTAATGGCACATTATTTCAAGATGTAAGATATTATGGAAAAGAATTTTTAAAGCATAGGCAAGATCTTTATCCAGAATTAGCCACACATAGAGTAAATATCATAGAAGAAGATAATATTCTCTTTGAACTATATGGAAAAGAGATTGCTACTAACTCCTTTCATCATCAGATTATAGATAAAGTAGGAGAGGGATTAACTACAATAGCTGTAACTAATGATGGAATAGTAGAAGCCTTTCAAATGAAATCTCATAAGTTTCTTTATGGAATTCAATGGCACCCTGAAATGATGACTGCTAGAGGAAATACAGAGATGAAAAAAATATTTGAAAAATTTGTAGCAAGTTGTGAGGTAGAATAA
- the rpiR gene encoding Als operon repressor, which yields MDKIHKFYKENYKTLTKGEKKIAEFLVKNPKKVILLSALDLGKEIGVSDASVLRFSKTMGFNKFNDFKNYIALELSETSPDDRIVKNWDNFNSKNDIANKIVNADLENIKEFLLNVDFDQVNEAVEMIDEAKKIYFLGIGSSRAISQFMFWHVKRLGFNAECVNEGGLGLYEAFSHIKKGDVVIIFAFPRFLNDEIKAVKLAKEKKAKIITITSNVFSEISFLSNIVFKISVENNGFFNSYIVPMELCNIILTALFEKNKTSIYAELKENSLVKDFLFTSEN from the coding sequence ATGGATAAAATACATAAATTCTATAAAGAAAATTATAAAACACTGACTAAAGGAGAAAAGAAAATTGCAGAATTTCTTGTGAAAAATCCTAAGAAAGTTATACTTTTATCAGCATTAGATTTAGGAAAAGAAATAGGAGTGAGTGATGCTTCTGTCTTAAGGTTTTCCAAAACGATGGGATTTAATAAATTTAATGATTTTAAAAATTATATAGCTTTGGAACTCAGTGAAACAAGTCCTGATGATAGAATAGTAAAAAACTGGGACAATTTCAATTCTAAAAATGACATAGCAAATAAAATAGTTAATGCTGATCTTGAAAATATAAAGGAATTTTTATTGAATGTAGATTTTGATCAAGTAAATGAAGCTGTGGAAATGATAGATGAAGCTAAAAAAATATATTTTTTAGGAATAGGTTCAAGTAGAGCTATATCTCAGTTTATGTTCTGGCATGTGAAAAGACTGGGATTTAATGCTGAATGTGTGAATGAGGGAGGATTGGGATTGTATGAAGCCTTTTCTCATATAAAAAAAGGTGATGTTGTTATAATATTTGCTTTTCCTAGATTTTTAAATGATGAGATAAAAGCTGTAAAGTTGGCAAAAGAAAAGAAAGCTAAAATAATAACCATCACAAGTAATGTATTTTCTGAAATAAGTTTTTTGAGTAATATTGTTTTTAAAATATCTGTTGAAAACAATGGTTTTTTTAATTCATATATAGTTCCTATGGAGCTTTGCAATATAATTTTAACAGCACTTTTTGAAAAAAATAAAACTAGTATATATGCAGAATTAAAAGAAAATAGTCTTGTAAAAGATTTTTTATTTACATCAGAAAATTAA